The Breoghania sp. genome has a segment encoding these proteins:
- a CDS encoding acyltransferase family protein translates to MRLAYRPEIDGLRTLAVVPVVLFHAGLAPFKGGFVGVDVFFVISGYLITSILLADLSKGSFSLLRFYDRRIRRIIPALVAVVLASFVMAYLWMPTDQLREFAKDVVAVSLFGSNIRYMAGGGYFDAAEQLRPLLHTWSLAIEEQFYVVFPLLLFALWRWWRPHLLTVSVILLAISLAFAEYMSRTDSLLNYYLLPTRAWELLAGSVLAMKGVRPGAVSRWKAEAGSALGVGLILVSVFLLGEEFRYPSLWTVIPVIGAMLVIAFADVRSLAGQMLGSRSFVGIGLLSYSFYLWHQPVFVFARLRFGQDSLSTGDYLALVGLSLALSWVTYLVLERPIRRQRFASPIKIATAALAATVFMIVGARYTVIQGKHWLPLRNPLITQLSERLKPAYGLAEACDGAVDIPDCKTDDQPVIAVWGDSHARHLVDGLKAARPDIRMIQLTKSACTAMLHGAGLKYNSGPDLRVSRECLAFNDRVVEWLSHNESVEFVVIASLMSQFSVDRGMLDAAGNVVPGGPEKAVEELRKTIDWVKRIGKTPVLITSPPINGKDFGDCFYRHEVFGTSLDACGITREEDATFRKSVYGIYSALEPFAKVIRLRDLLCEGETCLTHVGDMTIYRDTTHLSREGSVYLSREFDLYGRITGEETGRRVSGGLNNAAVTN, encoded by the coding sequence ATGAGGCTGGCTTATCGCCCTGAAATCGACGGTTTGCGGACGCTGGCCGTCGTGCCCGTGGTGTTGTTCCATGCAGGCCTTGCGCCCTTCAAAGGCGGCTTTGTCGGCGTAGATGTGTTCTTTGTGATCAGCGGCTATCTGATCACCAGCATCTTGCTTGCCGATCTTTCCAAAGGCTCCTTCTCGCTACTCAGGTTCTACGATCGGCGTATTCGAAGGATCATCCCCGCCCTTGTCGCGGTCGTGTTGGCTTCGTTCGTGATGGCCTATTTGTGGATGCCAACGGATCAGCTGCGCGAGTTTGCCAAGGATGTGGTGGCGGTTTCGCTATTTGGCTCGAATATCAGGTACATGGCGGGTGGTGGCTATTTTGATGCTGCCGAGCAGCTGCGGCCATTGCTCCACACGTGGAGCCTCGCCATTGAAGAGCAGTTTTATGTGGTTTTTCCGCTTCTGCTTTTCGCGCTCTGGCGCTGGTGGCGTCCCCATCTACTGACAGTTTCGGTTATCCTTCTGGCAATCAGTCTCGCCTTCGCGGAATACATGTCGCGGACTGACAGTCTGCTGAATTACTATCTCTTGCCGACACGGGCCTGGGAACTTCTCGCCGGGTCTGTGCTCGCCATGAAGGGCGTGAGGCCGGGGGCCGTTTCGCGGTGGAAGGCGGAAGCCGGGAGTGCGCTGGGTGTCGGCCTTATTCTCGTGTCGGTGTTTCTTCTCGGCGAAGAGTTTCGTTATCCGAGCCTGTGGACGGTCATTCCCGTTATCGGTGCGATGCTTGTGATTGCCTTTGCCGACGTCCGCAGCCTGGCAGGGCAAATGCTCGGAAGCCGTTCTTTCGTTGGTATCGGGCTGCTCAGCTATTCGTTCTATCTCTGGCATCAGCCGGTTTTTGTTTTTGCGAGGCTGCGTTTCGGACAGGACAGTCTCTCCACCGGCGATTACCTGGCCCTTGTCGGCCTGTCGCTTGCGCTGTCCTGGGTGACCTATCTTGTGCTGGAACGCCCGATCCGTCGTCAGCGTTTTGCCTCACCGATCAAGATCGCGACTGCTGCCCTCGCGGCCACTGTCTTCATGATCGTCGGCGCGCGCTACACGGTCATTCAGGGCAAGCATTGGTTGCCGCTTCGCAATCCATTGATCACTCAGCTCAGTGAACGCCTGAAGCCAGCCTATGGTCTGGCGGAGGCCTGTGACGGCGCGGTCGACATCCCCGATTGCAAGACAGATGATCAGCCGGTCATCGCCGTTTGGGGGGATTCCCATGCACGCCATCTCGTGGACGGCCTGAAAGCCGCCAGACCGGATATCCGGATGATCCAGCTGACAAAGTCAGCCTGTACGGCCATGCTCCATGGTGCTGGCTTGAAATACAACTCAGGTCCGGATCTGCGTGTGTCGAGAGAGTGCCTGGCTTTCAATGATCGGGTGGTTGAGTGGCTCTCGCACAACGAGAGTGTGGAATTCGTTGTGATTGCATCACTCATGAGCCAGTTTTCAGTCGACCGTGGCATGCTGGATGCTGCGGGCAACGTTGTTCCTGGAGGGCCGGAGAAGGCCGTTGAAGAGCTTCGCAAGACAATCGACTGGGTCAAACGGATCGGCAAGACGCCGGTTCTCATCACATCCCCACCAATCAACGGCAAGGACTTCGGCGATTGCTTCTACCGGCACGAGGTGTTTGGCACGTCGCTCGATGCCTGTGGCATCACGCGTGAGGAAGATGCGACTTTCCGCAAGTCGGTCTACGGGATCTACAGCGCGCTGGAGCCCTTCGCCAAGGTCATAAGGCTGCGCGATCTGCTTTGCGAGGGCGAGACGTGTCTGACCCATGTGGGGGACATGACCATCTATCGGGATACAACTCATCTCTCCAGGGAAGGCTCCGTCTATTTGAGCCGGGAGTTTGATCTATATGGCAGGATCACTGGCGAGGAGACGGGGCGTAGGGTGTCCGGCGGCCTAAACAACGCTGCGGTCACGAACTGA
- a CDS encoding thioesterase family protein encodes MLVSSRVIQIEWGDCDPAGIVWYPRYFGMFDACTAGLFHKATGLKKIELIEKYDFVGFPMVDTQAKFMIPSAFGDEIRIDTSVTELGRSSFHILHKVMKGDQLAIEATEKRVWVGKHPDDPAKIKSKAIPEEVVAALKG; translated from the coding sequence ATGCTCGTTTCAAGCCGCGTCATCCAGATCGAGTGGGGGGATTGCGATCCGGCGGGGATCGTCTGGTATCCGCGCTATTTCGGCATGTTCGATGCCTGCACCGCCGGGCTGTTTCACAAGGCCACCGGCCTCAAGAAGATCGAACTGATCGAGAAATACGATTTCGTCGGCTTTCCCATGGTCGATACCCAGGCGAAATTCATGATCCCGTCGGCCTTCGGCGATGAAATTCGCATCGACACGAGCGTCACAGAACTCGGACGATCTTCGTTTCACATCCTTCACAAGGTGATGAAGGGCGACCAACTCGCCATCGAGGCAACGGAAAAGCGGGTCTGGGTCGGCAAGCATCCCGATGATCCGGCCAAGATCAAGTCGAAAGCGATCCCCGAGGAGGTCGTTGCCGCACTCAAGGGGTGA
- a CDS encoding DUF3772 domain-containing protein: MVAAEPVQLDPTLQATLDTNQRKIDMWGRQLDQAEADLQLQTIDPTRLDNLRSAIVDMRTASEEVRSTLRPRAEAVERRVQELQPAEGAQEAVSAAVAAQLEEQRAQLSAINGLLKQVQVIQLRADELLTRIVQYRRDQLTRRLFTPTPSVLDPNFWSRVVEDLGPLISSAGRLVSNWFRAIYAISGAWAVMLVVMALVGTYGLIWPLRRLLLDRAARDPDVTPAPMHRSTAALAITILATVVPAAAMVILFRGLEAFNLAPDQVGRVLGAIFRGAVFASFVQGLAWALIAPSRPNWRLLPISDDAAGRLMQLATAAGITFAMSLIFNDVLDVLTAPVDLILALQSVIAIILGFIIIAALKAIAGSGQAEAETIDGGGLSPIARWLMPVFWLGALITLFAPVIGYMQVSSFVAQQIIWSVSVFGITHLLLVVVDDVALAMFRADSRLGRALRETLAFEPGTIEQIGVLLSGVLRILLIVGAVISLLAPWGFSTGDVTSLVRQVIFGFEIGSFHFSLSEVVLALVIFVVGLTVTRALQRWLEMSYLPHTRLDVGLKSSIRTGVGYVGVIVAGMIAFTFMGLSLQNVAIVAGALSVGIGFGLQSIVNNFVSGLILLAERPIKVGDWIVVGEAQGYVRRINVRATEIETFDRQTVIVPNSDLISGVVKNWMHDDTSGRIILGVGVSYDTDPELVRDILMEVARENSQLLAYPAPVVYFMEFGASSLDFELRAYLAQIDYALSVKSDMRFEIMRRFRDAGIEIPFPQRDLNIRDMDRLEAALRGREETSRNLQHTTTASEPTHTGPHEPSPPVAEAPGEADADGDNV; encoded by the coding sequence GTGGTTGCGGCTGAACCGGTTCAGCTCGATCCAACCCTGCAGGCCACGCTGGACACCAACCAGCGCAAGATCGACATGTGGGGACGCCAACTCGATCAGGCCGAAGCCGATCTCCAGCTTCAGACGATCGATCCCACCCGGCTCGACAATCTTCGCTCCGCCATAGTCGATATGCGCACCGCGAGCGAGGAAGTGCGCAGCACCTTGCGGCCGCGAGCGGAGGCCGTGGAGCGCCGTGTCCAGGAATTGCAGCCGGCGGAAGGCGCGCAGGAGGCGGTTTCCGCCGCAGTTGCGGCCCAACTGGAGGAGCAGCGCGCGCAACTCAGCGCAATCAACGGCCTCTTGAAGCAGGTGCAGGTCATCCAGCTGCGCGCCGATGAGCTTCTGACCCGGATCGTGCAATATCGACGCGATCAGCTGACGCGCCGTCTCTTCACGCCCACGCCCAGCGTCCTTGATCCGAATTTCTGGTCGCGGGTCGTCGAAGATCTGGGGCCGTTGATCTCGTCGGCGGGCCGTCTCGTCAGCAACTGGTTCCGTGCGATCTACGCGATATCCGGCGCCTGGGCCGTGATGCTCGTGGTGATGGCGCTTGTGGGAACCTACGGATTGATCTGGCCGCTGCGCCGGTTGCTGCTCGACAGGGCTGCCCGTGATCCGGACGTCACGCCCGCGCCCATGCATCGTTCCACGGCGGCATTGGCGATCACCATTCTCGCAACGGTGGTGCCGGCGGCGGCCATGGTGATCCTGTTCCGCGGTCTGGAAGCTTTCAACCTGGCGCCGGATCAGGTCGGCCGTGTACTCGGCGCCATTTTTCGCGGTGCCGTTTTTGCATCCTTCGTGCAGGGTCTTGCATGGGCCTTGATTGCTCCCTCCCGTCCGAACTGGCGTCTGCTGCCCATCAGTGACGATGCTGCCGGGCGCTTGATGCAGTTGGCGACGGCGGCGGGCATCACCTTCGCGATGTCGCTGATCTTCAATGACGTGCTCGATGTGCTGACCGCGCCGGTCGATCTGATCCTGGCGCTGCAATCCGTCATCGCCATCATTCTCGGCTTCATCATCATTGCTGCCCTGAAGGCGATCGCGGGGTCCGGACAAGCGGAGGCGGAGACGATCGATGGGGGCGGCCTCAGCCCGATCGCGCGCTGGTTGATGCCGGTATTCTGGCTGGGAGCCCTGATCACGCTGTTCGCCCCGGTCATCGGCTACATGCAGGTCTCCTCCTTCGTGGCGCAGCAGATCATATGGTCTGTCTCGGTTTTCGGCATCACGCACCTGTTGCTGGTGGTGGTCGATGACGTCGCCCTTGCGATGTTTCGCGCCGACAGCAGGCTCGGGCGCGCTTTGCGCGAGACACTGGCCTTCGAGCCGGGAACCATCGAGCAGATCGGCGTGCTTCTTTCCGGTGTGCTGCGCATCCTGCTGATCGTCGGCGCGGTGATTTCGCTGCTGGCCCCGTGGGGCTTTTCCACCGGAGACGTGACCAGTCTGGTGCGGCAGGTGATCTTCGGTTTCGAGATCGGCTCCTTCCACTTCTCGCTGTCAGAGGTTGTTCTGGCGCTGGTGATCTTCGTCGTCGGGCTCACGGTCACGCGCGCCCTGCAACGCTGGCTTGAGATGAGCTATCTGCCGCATACGCGGCTCGATGTGGGGTTGAAATCCTCCATCCGCACCGGTGTCGGCTATGTCGGCGTGATCGTTGCGGGCATGATCGCCTTCACCTTCATGGGGCTGAGCCTTCAAAACGTCGCCATCGTCGCCGGTGCATTGTCGGTCGGTATCGGCTTCGGCCTTCAGTCGATCGTCAACAACTTCGTGTCCGGCCTGATCCTTCTGGCGGAACGCCCGATCAAGGTGGGCGACTGGATCGTCGTGGGCGAGGCGCAAGGCTATGTCCGGCGCATCAATGTGCGCGCCACGGAAATCGAAACCTTCGATCGCCAGACCGTGATCGTGCCGAATTCCGACCTGATTTCCGGCGTCGTGAAGAACTGGATGCACGACGACACGTCGGGCCGGATCATTCTGGGCGTGGGCGTTTCCTACGATACGGATCCGGAACTGGTGCGCGATATCCTGATGGAGGTTGCCCGCGAGAACTCCCAGCTGCTGGCCTATCCCGCACCTGTCGTCTATTTCATGGAGTTCGGGGCCTCGTCGCTCGATTTCGAATTGCGCGCCTATCTGGCCCAAATCGACTACGCGCTGTCGGTCAAGTCGGACATGCGTTTCGAGATCATGCGCCGCTTCCGGGACGCGGGCATCGAGATTCCCTTCCCGCAGCGCGATCTCAACATCCGCGACATGGACAGGCTGGAAGCGGCTTTGCGCGGCCGGGAAGAAACCAGCCGGAACCTGCAACACACGACTACGGCGAGCGAGCCGACCCACACCGGACCGCATGAGCCCTCGCCCCCGGTGGCCGAAGCTCCGGGCGAAGCCGATGCGGATGGAGACAATGTATGA
- a CDS encoding CAP domain-containing protein, whose translation MMISGRHLALAVGAFLLLGGCAEQVSETPPFYVDLGRRGVSVDEASARTMISTYREKHGAPGLTLDPALTKVAEEQAREMAAAQSVDVSLAKGKAARQRLDASGYPKGPVVANVSAGYRRLAEAFSGWRDSPQHNANMLDKRMTRMGIATAYAPGSKYKVFWSLVLAGPEE comes from the coding sequence ATGATGATTTCGGGCCGTCACCTCGCGCTCGCCGTGGGCGCGTTCTTGCTGCTGGGGGGCTGCGCCGAACAGGTGAGCGAGACCCCTCCCTTTTATGTCGATCTGGGGCGTCGCGGGGTGAGTGTGGATGAAGCTTCCGCACGAACCATGATCTCCACCTATCGCGAGAAACACGGCGCGCCCGGCCTCACGCTCGACCCGGCCCTGACGAAGGTGGCAGAGGAACAGGCGCGGGAGATGGCCGCGGCGCAGTCGGTCGATGTCTCGCTTGCAAAGGGCAAGGCGGCACGTCAACGCCTCGATGCGTCGGGTTACCCCAAGGGGCCGGTGGTGGCCAATGTGTCCGCAGGCTATCGGCGGTTGGCGGAGGCCTTTTCCGGCTGGCGCGACAGCCCGCAGCACAATGCCAACATGCTCGACAAGCGCATGACCCGGATGGGCATCGCGACGGCCTATGCGCCGGGCAGCAAGTACAAGGTGTTCTGGTCGCTGGTTCTGGCAGGCCCCGAGGAATAA
- a CDS encoding acyl-CoA synthetase has product MLTRSDTYDGLIAGFRWQVPDFYNIAADVCDRWALADPTRVAIQNRHRDGTVEEITFQELRRRADRLANALAALGVGRGDRVAILLPQMPETALTHLATYKLGAVALPLAALFGVEALEYRLANAGAKAIVTDRAGLEKIAEIRECLPELETVLSVEEGGDEPFAGVLRLADVMAKASDRFETVVTRADDPALMIYTSGTTGPAKGALHAHRVLLGHLPGVEMPHEFLPQPGDRFWTPADWAWAGGLLNVLLPSLHFGIPVVAYRADKFDPEEALALMADMKVANAFIPPTALKILRTVERPRERFNLAIRSIGSGGESLGREVYEWAHEGLGLTINEFYGQTECNLVLSSCAKIGVSRAGAIGKPVPGHHVAVIGAEGEVLPAGEKGQIAVARPDPVMFLEYWKRPEATEQKFVGDWMLTGDQGVMDADGYFHFVGRDDDVITSAGYRIGPGEIEDCLIAHPAVALAAVVGKPDAVRTEIVKAYIVLKEDVEATPELAQEIRHYVRIRLAAHEYPREIAFVESLPMTTTGKVIRRILREQARAEA; this is encoded by the coding sequence ATGCTGACCAGATCCGATACGTATGACGGGCTCATTGCCGGTTTTCGCTGGCAGGTGCCTGATTTCTATAACATCGCTGCCGATGTCTGCGACCGCTGGGCGCTGGCTGACCCGACGCGCGTCGCGATCCAGAACCGGCATCGCGACGGCACGGTTGAGGAAATCACCTTTCAGGAGCTGCGCCGGCGCGCCGACAGGCTTGCCAACGCACTGGCCGCGCTCGGTGTCGGGCGTGGAGACCGTGTGGCGATCCTGCTGCCGCAGATGCCGGAAACCGCGCTCACCCATCTTGCGACCTACAAGCTCGGCGCGGTCGCCCTGCCGCTGGCGGCCCTCTTTGGCGTGGAGGCGCTGGAATACCGCTTGGCGAATGCCGGGGCGAAGGCGATCGTCACGGACAGGGCAGGCCTTGAGAAGATCGCGGAAATCCGCGAATGCCTGCCTGAGCTTGAGACAGTTCTGAGCGTTGAAGAGGGGGGAGACGAACCGTTTGCGGGTGTGCTTCGGCTTGCGGATGTCATGGCGAAGGCCTCCGACCGTTTCGAAACGGTGGTGACGCGGGCCGATGATCCGGCCCTGATGATCTACACATCGGGCACCACGGGCCCCGCCAAGGGCGCGCTTCATGCGCATCGGGTGTTGCTGGGTCATCTGCCGGGCGTGGAGATGCCGCACGAGTTTCTTCCGCAGCCGGGAGACAGGTTCTGGACGCCGGCCGACTGGGCCTGGGCCGGGGGACTGTTGAACGTCCTCCTGCCATCGCTGCATTTCGGCATTCCGGTCGTGGCTTACCGGGCGGACAAGTTCGATCCCGAAGAGGCGCTTGCGCTGATGGCGGACATGAAGGTCGCCAACGCCTTCATCCCGCCGACCGCCCTGAAGATCCTACGCACGGTGGAGCGCCCGCGCGAGCGGTTCAATCTGGCGATACGCTCCATCGGGTCGGGGGGCGAATCGCTTGGACGCGAGGTCTATGAATGGGCCCATGAGGGGCTGGGGCTGACGATCAACGAGTTTTACGGCCAGACAGAGTGCAATCTCGTGCTCTCCTCTTGCGCAAAGATCGGCGTTTCGCGGGCAGGTGCGATCGGCAAGCCGGTTCCCGGGCATCATGTGGCGGTGATCGGGGCTGAGGGCGAGGTGTTGCCCGCCGGTGAAAAGGGGCAGATCGCCGTGGCGCGGCCGGATCCGGTGATGTTCCTTGAATACTGGAAGCGACCCGAGGCGACGGAACAGAAATTTGTCGGTGACTGGATGCTCACCGGCGATCAGGGCGTCATGGACGCGGATGGCTATTTCCATTTCGTCGGTCGCGACGACGACGTGATCACGTCGGCTGGCTATCGTATCGGGCCGGGTGAGATCGAGGATTGTCTCATTGCGCATCCCGCGGTGGCGCTGGCCGCCGTGGTGGGCAAGCCGGATGCGGTGCGCACCGAGATTGTGAAGGCCTATATCGTGCTGAAGGAGGATGTGGAGGCGACGCCGGAACTGGCGCAGGAAATCCGCCACTATGTGCGCATTCGACTGGCCGCGCATGAATATCCGCGCGAAATCGCGTTTGTCGAAAGCCTGCCCATGACGACGACGGGAAAGGTCATCCGCCGGATCTTGCGCGAACAGGCCCGCGCGGAAGCGTGA
- a CDS encoding twin transmembrane helix small protein yields the protein MAQFLYNLIPVGVGIVGLILIAGLFNMLRGGSANTSQKLMRARVIAQAVTIAIVLVAAFMLHGPS from the coding sequence ATGGCACAATTTCTCTACAATCTCATTCCGGTTGGCGTCGGCATTGTCGGACTGATCCTGATAGCCGGCCTTTTCAACATGCTGAGGGGCGGTTCGGCCAACACCTCGCAGAAACTCATGCGCGCCCGAGTCATCGCGCAGGCCGTGACGATCGCGATCGTCCTCGTGGCCGCCTTCATGCTGCACGGCCCGAGCTGA
- a CDS encoding SDR family oxidoreductase, with protein sequence MSGDTRLPGKGRAVLITGCSSGIGAAAATGLRARGYRVLASARQPADVAKLQADGFEAFHLDYADADCVAEAATAVLAATGGTLYGLVNNGAYSQPGAVEDVPRAALAAEFEANLFGWHDLTCRLIPAMRARGEGRIVQVSSVLGLIAMKYRGAYIASKFALEGLSDTLRLELAGTGIHVVLVEPGPIATRFSINAAEHFRKTIDAENSPHRDAYVRRRARLERGGAKRFKLPPEAVVRRIEQALEAPRPKLRYRVTTPAHVAAIARRLLPGRVLDRVLGGASDREQ encoded by the coding sequence GTGTCGGGAGACACCCGCCTTCCCGGCAAGGGACGGGCGGTCCTGATTACCGGCTGTTCATCCGGCATAGGGGCAGCGGCGGCCACCGGCCTGCGCGCGCGCGGCTACCGTGTGCTCGCCTCCGCCCGTCAACCGGCCGATGTGGCCAAACTCCAGGCCGACGGCTTTGAGGCCTTCCACCTCGACTATGCGGATGCCGATTGTGTGGCCGAGGCCGCGACAGCCGTTCTGGCGGCAACCGGCGGGACCCTCTACGGGCTCGTCAACAATGGCGCCTACAGCCAGCCCGGCGCGGTGGAGGATGTCCCCCGGGCAGCGCTCGCCGCGGAATTCGAGGCCAATCTCTTCGGCTGGCATGATCTGACCTGCCGCCTGATCCCCGCCATGCGGGCACGCGGCGAGGGCCGAATCGTGCAGGTCTCGTCTGTTCTCGGCCTGATCGCCATGAAATATCGTGGCGCCTACATCGCATCCAAGTTTGCCCTGGAAGGCTTGAGCGACACACTGCGTCTGGAACTCGCAGGCACCGGCATTCATGTGGTTCTGGTGGAACCCGGCCCCATTGCCACACGATTCTCGATCAATGCGGCGGAGCATTTCCGCAAGACCATCGATGCGGAGAATTCGCCTCACCGCGATGCCTATGTCCGGCGCAGGGCGCGGCTGGAACGCGGCGGGGCGAAACGCTTCAAGTTGCCGCCCGAAGCCGTGGTCCGGCGCATCGAACAGGCGCTGGAAGCCCCGCGCCCGAAACTGCGATACCGCGTGACGACACCCGCCCATGTCGCCGCCATCGCCCGCCGCCTGCTGCCCGGTCGCGTTCTGGACCGTGTCCTCGGCGGAGCTTCTGACCGCGAACAATGA
- a CDS encoding ubiquinone biosynthesis hydroxylase yields MSIIRKDDEVLDVLVAGGGYVGLSLALALKVSDPAIKVAVVDMRPRAAIEKDLRCSAIASAAERMLTHLGVWQQFADRAQPINEMIITDSKLRDTVRPVFLTFSGEVAPGEPFAHMVANSDMVGALHDTAAAAGVEIISPEGVSFFEADGESVSIELSGGTTRTARLLVAADGVRSRLRDLAGINTVRWSYGQSGIVCTVEHERPHEGRAEEHFLPAGPFAILPLTGNRSSLVWAERTSVADTLVKGDDFTFDLELERRFGYHLGEVKVAGPRHAYPLGLTLARDFVKPRFALAGDAAHGIHPISGQGLNLGFRDAAALAEVIVEARRYGQDVGAFDVLEKYQRWRRYDTFQMGVVTDVLNRLFSNESDVLRAARDFGLGVVDRLPGLKQMFIREAAGLTGTVPRLLTGEAI; encoded by the coding sequence ATGTCGATTATCCGGAAGGATGACGAGGTGCTGGACGTTCTGGTCGCCGGTGGCGGTTATGTCGGGCTGTCGCTGGCTCTGGCGCTGAAGGTTTCCGATCCCGCGATCAAGGTCGCGGTGGTCGACATGCGACCGCGCGCGGCCATCGAGAAAGACCTGCGCTGTTCGGCAATCGCGTCCGCCGCCGAGCGCATGCTCACCCATCTCGGCGTCTGGCAGCAATTCGCGGACCGCGCCCAGCCGATCAATGAGATGATCATCACCGACAGCAAGCTGCGCGACACGGTGCGTCCGGTGTTCCTCACCTTTTCCGGCGAGGTCGCACCCGGCGAGCCTTTCGCGCATATGGTCGCCAATTCCGACATGGTCGGCGCGCTGCACGACACGGCGGCCGCGGCCGGCGTCGAGATCATATCGCCGGAGGGCGTGTCCTTCTTCGAGGCGGATGGCGAATCGGTTTCGATCGAGCTTTCCGGCGGCACGACCCGCACCGCACGCCTTCTGGTCGCCGCCGACGGTGTGCGTTCCAGGTTGCGCGATCTGGCGGGCATCAACACCGTGCGCTGGTCCTACGGCCAGTCGGGCATCGTGTGCACCGTGGAACATGAACGCCCGCACGAGGGGCGCGCGGAAGAACACTTCCTGCCCGCTGGCCCCTTCGCCATTCTGCCGCTCACCGGAAACCGCTCCTCGCTCGTCTGGGCCGAACGGACCTCTGTTGCCGATACCCTCGTCAAGGGAGACGATTTCACCTTCGATCTGGAGCTGGAACGCCGCTTTGGTTACCACCTCGGAGAGGTCAAGGTCGCAGGCCCGCGCCATGCCTATCCGCTGGGCCTGACGCTGGCGCGCGATTTCGTGAAGCCGCGTTTCGCGCTGGCAGGCGATGCCGCCCATGGCATCCACCCGATTTCCGGTCAGGGCCTCAATCTCGGCTTCCGGGACGCTGCCGCGCTCGCCGAAGTGATCGTGGAGGCCCGCCGGTACGGCCAGGATGTCGGCGCGTTCGACGTTCTGGAGAAGTACCAGCGCTGGAGGCGCTACGACACGTTCCAGATGGGCGTGGTGACGGACGTCTTGAACCGGCTCTTCTCCAACGAATCGGACGTGCTGCGCGCGGCGCGCGACTTCGGCCTCGGTGTCGTCGATCGCCTGCCCGGCCTGAAGCAGATGTTCATTCGCGAGGCCGCCGGGCTCACCGGAACCGTGCCGCGCCTTCTCACCGGCGAGGCGATCTAA
- the tesB gene encoding acyl-CoA thioesterase II — MNTAVETFLEILELEDVEHNLYRGRNPASGWQRVFGGRVVAQALGAAMKTVSVGHHIHSMHGYFMRPGDPSVPILYEVDRIRDGRSFATRRVVAIQHGEAIFSMGASFHIPENGLDHQMEMPDVPQPEDLPSEEELKEKFLKHAPESVQRYWERKRPLELRPTDMRHYVSNEKLPPEQYVWIRATDTLPDDPNIHCCVLAYASDMTLLDTSLFAHGLSVFSDQIQPASIDHSVWFHRPFRADDWLLYATDSPSSSGARGFSRGRIYSRDGRLVASTAQEGLIRQKNQWF, encoded by the coding sequence ATGAATACGGCTGTCGAGACATTCCTGGAAATCCTCGAACTGGAGGATGTTGAACACAATCTGTACCGGGGCCGCAATCCGGCAAGCGGCTGGCAACGGGTTTTTGGCGGCCGCGTCGTCGCGCAGGCGCTGGGCGCGGCGATGAAAACCGTGAGCGTCGGCCATCACATCCACTCCATGCACGGCTATTTCATGCGCCCGGGCGATCCGTCGGTGCCCATTCTATACGAGGTGGACCGCATCCGCGACGGTCGTTCCTTCGCGACGCGGCGGGTCGTCGCCATCCAGCATGGCGAAGCGATCTTTTCCATGGGGGCCTCGTTCCACATCCCCGAAAACGGTCTCGATCACCAGATGGAGATGCCGGACGTTCCGCAGCCGGAAGACCTTCCGAGCGAGGAGGAACTGAAGGAGAAATTCCTGAAACATGCGCCGGAATCCGTGCAGCGCTACTGGGAGCGCAAGCGCCCGCTTGAGCTGCGGCCGACGGACATGCGGCACTACGTTTCCAACGAGAAACTGCCGCCGGAGCAATATGTCTGGATTCGCGCCACCGATACCCTGCCGGACGATCCGAACATCCATTGCTGCGTGCTGGCCTACGCCTCCGACATGACGCTTCTGGACACCTCGTTGTTTGCGCATGGCCTGTCGGTCTTCTCCGATCAGATTCAGCCCGCCAGCATTGACCATTCCGTCTGGTTCCACCGGCCCTTCCGGGCCGATGACTGGTTGCTCTATGCAACCGACAGCCCGTCTTCTTCCGGCGCGCGCGGTTTCAGCCGGGGCCGGATCTACTCCCGCGACGGACGGCTAGTCGCCTCCACCGCGCAGGAAGGTCTCATCCGCCAGAAAAACCAGTGGTTCTAA